The Microbacter sp. GSS18 genome has a segment encoding these proteins:
- a CDS encoding VCBS repeat-containing protein — translation MTRLRVRASAAAIASAGLIVSMTVAAPSAALAAPSPAAAVTPPAPARVAAAGAEAAFATPGLALPAWSDTQWGAPEYGTTIHTGDLDGDGLADLAGRGPYGLEANSFDGDLGQWLPIPAGPGPWPFSDADGWEAEQYYATIRIADVDGDGRAEALSRGPKGFEVWSLDTSRNAWAKEGAPAAFTGAFWDEARYFTTIETADLDGDGDAEVLGRGRDGVEAWDFYAATETWVPLTLLRALSDDNGFKPIPYSSTFQTADVDGDGRDEILCRSKTGVVVYGLAADGSSWPQEPSLAQFIDADPWDLPSSYETIQTADLDGDGRAEVFGRDKHGIVAYGTDAPSGWEPLRALTGDFGDTDPDHWASSAAYYATIRAADIDGDGQAEILGRGVHGMHVWALTNSGQKWQPWADAGPFADDLGWSRALAYPSIQTANIDGFTPLQKSGKLTEPRAELLGRGPTGVQTYRWDPQARTWVSPTAVFADWDQPSAGAYHNAYDYVNTTLGGSLNPDFDLRALYPTADSTQLDSWKSAIAAMTPPPGMPTAPFTAVTSELIDEVEAVKQVAGWYATVGANVHTLYEGRSMDPTRELLSYDKNRSTKLEGSVFDAFGGMIHALASTLGPQGNGMGAAIASLISAGVAFATTAELNSFEKAYLDVDGLLEQAFQDALDGVQAAKRAAVTDLGLLRAVAELVDSAVWEPTPADGTALAAALRQYSVWVWQLLTPHMWEVGAWSDSRMYWDTRGGWSLVHKDIFHFDVGKKIRDQLFERTDAGCRAAWDPATCNLHVPKESVFRSLDGWKIACFTGRNTLIACPPGPEASSSP, via the coding sequence GCGTCGCGGCGGCGGGCGCCGAGGCCGCCTTCGCGACACCGGGGCTCGCGCTGCCGGCGTGGTCCGATACGCAGTGGGGCGCACCCGAGTACGGGACCACGATCCACACCGGCGACCTCGACGGGGACGGTCTCGCAGACCTCGCGGGCCGAGGTCCGTACGGACTCGAGGCGAACAGCTTCGACGGCGACCTGGGGCAATGGCTTCCCATCCCAGCCGGACCGGGGCCATGGCCGTTCTCGGACGCCGACGGCTGGGAGGCCGAGCAGTACTACGCCACGATCCGCATCGCCGATGTCGACGGCGACGGACGGGCCGAGGCGCTCAGTCGGGGCCCGAAGGGGTTCGAGGTGTGGAGCCTCGACACGTCCAGGAACGCCTGGGCGAAGGAGGGCGCTCCGGCGGCCTTCACCGGGGCGTTCTGGGACGAGGCACGGTACTTCACGACGATCGAGACCGCGGATCTCGACGGCGATGGGGACGCCGAGGTCCTCGGCCGCGGACGCGATGGTGTCGAGGCGTGGGACTTCTACGCCGCGACGGAGACGTGGGTGCCGCTGACGCTCCTCCGCGCGCTGTCGGACGACAACGGGTTCAAGCCGATCCCGTACTCCTCGACGTTCCAGACGGCCGATGTCGACGGCGACGGCCGGGACGAGATCCTGTGCCGCTCGAAGACGGGCGTGGTCGTCTACGGGCTCGCCGCGGACGGGAGCAGTTGGCCGCAGGAGCCCTCGCTCGCGCAGTTCATCGATGCCGACCCGTGGGATCTGCCGTCGTCGTACGAGACGATCCAGACCGCCGATCTGGACGGCGACGGCCGGGCGGAGGTGTTCGGGCGCGACAAGCACGGGATCGTGGCCTACGGCACCGACGCGCCGTCGGGGTGGGAGCCCCTGCGCGCACTGACCGGCGACTTCGGCGACACCGACCCGGATCACTGGGCGAGCAGCGCCGCCTACTACGCGACCATCCGGGCAGCCGACATCGACGGCGACGGTCAGGCCGAGATCCTGGGACGGGGCGTCCACGGCATGCACGTCTGGGCACTGACGAACTCGGGGCAGAAGTGGCAGCCGTGGGCGGATGCCGGCCCGTTCGCCGACGACCTCGGCTGGAGCCGCGCGCTGGCGTACCCCAGCATCCAGACGGCGAATATCGACGGCTTCACGCCGCTGCAGAAGTCGGGGAAGCTCACCGAGCCGCGTGCAGAGCTGCTGGGGCGCGGGCCCACCGGAGTGCAGACGTATCGGTGGGATCCGCAGGCCCGTACGTGGGTCTCGCCGACCGCGGTCTTCGCGGACTGGGATCAGCCCAGTGCGGGGGCTTACCACAACGCCTACGACTACGTGAACACGACGCTGGGCGGGAGTCTGAACCCGGACTTCGACCTGCGCGCCCTCTATCCCACGGCAGACAGCACCCAGCTCGACAGCTGGAAGTCCGCCATCGCCGCGATGACGCCGCCGCCGGGGATGCCGACTGCGCCGTTCACGGCCGTGACGAGCGAGCTCATCGACGAAGTCGAGGCGGTGAAGCAGGTCGCCGGCTGGTACGCCACCGTCGGCGCGAACGTCCACACGCTCTACGAGGGCCGGTCGATGGACCCGACGCGCGAGCTTCTGTCGTACGACAAGAACCGCTCGACCAAGCTCGAGGGGTCGGTGTTCGACGCGTTCGGCGGCATGATCCACGCGCTCGCCTCGACCCTGGGCCCGCAGGGCAACGGCATGGGCGCGGCGATCGCCTCGCTGATCTCGGCGGGGGTGGCGTTCGCCACGACCGCAGAGCTCAACTCGTTCGAGAAGGCATACCTGGACGTCGACGGGCTGCTCGAGCAGGCGTTCCAGGACGCGCTCGACGGTGTCCAGGCGGCCAAGCGGGCGGCGGTCACGGACCTCGGCCTCCTTCGCGCCGTCGCAGAGCTGGTCGACTCGGCCGTGTGGGAGCCCACGCCCGCCGACGGGACCGCGCTCGCCGCGGCGCTCAGACAGTACTCCGTGTGGGTGTGGCAGCTGCTGACCCCGCACATGTGGGAGGTGGGCGCGTGGTCCGACAGCAGGATGTACTGGGACACCCGCGGAGGCTGGAGCCTCGTCCACAAGGACATCTTCCATTTCGACGTCGGGAAGAAGATCCGGGATCAGCTGTTCGAACGGACCGACGCGGGGTGCCGGGCCGCGTGGGACCCCGCCACCTGCAACCTGCATGTGCCGAAGGAATCGGTGTTCCGGAGCCTCGACGGCTGGAAGATCGCATGCTTCACCGGGCGGAACACGCTGATCGCGTGCCCGCCGGGCCCTGAGGCGTCGAGCAGCCCCTGA